CCTTTCCATTGCCGTTACGGCCCTCGTTGCCCTGGCCGCCGATGCCCAGGTGTGTGTCGATGCGCGAAACGCCAGCGCACCCCCGGACGGAACCCCGGCGCGGCCCTATCGAACCGTCCAGGCGGGAATCGACGCCGCGGCCCCGGGCCAGTCCGTGCTCGTGGCGACCGGGGTCTACAACGAGGACGTGCGCGTCGAAGCTAAGGCCGTATTGCTCCGGGGCGGCTATATCGGCGGTTCGGAGGTGCAATATGCAACCGGCCAGCCCGGCGACTTCGACACCCGCGATTCCGCTGCTTATTTGACGGAACTGAACGGGACCGGCTCGGAATCCGTGGTCACGCTGCTGGAGGCGGGCGCTACCGAGGTTGACGGGTTTCGAATTACGGGCGGCGGCGGAAGCACGGTGGACCTGCCCTACGCATCGAATGGCGGCGGCGTCTTCGTGCGGGGCGGCGCGCCCGTGCTTAGAAGCAACCTTATCGAGGGCAATGACGCGCGCCGGGCGGGCGACGTGTCGGCCTTTGGCGGCGGGATCTATGCGGATGGCGCCGATATCACGATTGAGGACAACGACATCAGCGAGAACGTCGCGCTTCGCGGCGCGGGAATCGCGGCGCTGGGCGGAACGGCCACCATTCGCGGAAACACCGTTCGCGGAAACGTGGGGCACGGCGACCACGGGGGTGGCATCTACGTCGGCGCGCCGGAGGCGACCATAACGGGAAACCGCATTCACGAAAACGAGATCGGGCGCGAACTGGGCTATGGCTGGGGCGCCGGGATCCTGGTCTTCAATCCGGGCAATCACGCCGACCTGTCGTTCAACGAAATCTTCGACAACTACGCGGCCGGCCTGGGCGCGGGCGTGTTTGTGGACGAAGGGGCGACCGCGGTCCTGCGCAACGAACTTATATACCAGAACACGGTCGA
This DNA window, taken from Candidatus Hydrogenedentota bacterium, encodes the following:
- a CDS encoding right-handed parallel beta-helix repeat-containing protein; this encodes MRSFLLSIAVTALVALAADAQVCVDARNASAPPDGTPARPYRTVQAGIDAAAPGQSVLVATGVYNEDVRVEAKAVLLRGGYIGGSEVQYATGQPGDFDTRDSAAYLTELNGTGSESVVTLLEAGATEVDGFRITGGGGSTVDLPYASNGGGVFVRGGAPVLRSNLIEGNDARRAGDVSAFGGGIYADGADITIEDNDISENVALRGAGIAALGGTATIRGNTVRGNVGHGDHGGGIYVGAPEATITGNRIHENEIGRELGYGWGAGILVFNPGNHADLSFNEIFDNYAAGLGAGVFVDEGATAVLRNELIYQNTVEPAGTGGGAVYVDGGEIDGVRVGSIVEIINCTIADNPVPDAYLGGNALFVEGSSSVMVRNSIFWGNDLEIWFDDMSSVLVSYSNIGDVTAGTGNISRDPLFADPAAGDYHLRSAAGRWDPAASAGAGAFVMDADTSPAIDAGDPADSFANEPAPNGGRVNLGAYGNTAEASLSIQPVEGEGEGEGEGEGEGEGEGEGEGEGEGEIGGCPLNKAQPGSTRGARGDLALLGAAAIALLRGAFGRHRKR